One window of Caldisericum exile AZM16c01 genomic DNA carries:
- a CDS encoding ABC transporter permease: MKLIFKWALGIIAAISILFVVLPLLRLITYPKLFFIVASLKDPMNLNAIFNSIFFAFISSLLSVLFGIPLSYLLGKGYFGKIESIVEAICDTPLATPHIVAGIALLLIFGKDGVIGKLLYNAFNLKLMGTGFAVIIAMMYLSFPFFVDTVKEGFRNVDKSLENASRVLGAKELHTFFLIDIPLVKGHIISGFLSAFARAISEFGAVIIVAYYPMTAPIRIYDAYTQYNLETSISVAATLLAISLLIFAILRIIGRRIK; encoded by the coding sequence ATGAAACTGATTTTTAAGTGGGCGCTTGGAATAATTGCTGCAATTAGCATATTGTTTGTAGTTCTTCCGCTTTTAAGACTTATCACATATCCAAAACTTTTCTTTATTGTAGCCTCTTTAAAAGACCCGATGAACCTTAATGCGATTTTTAATAGCATATTCTTTGCATTCATTTCTTCTCTTCTCAGTGTTCTTTTTGGTATTCCACTTTCATACCTTTTGGGAAAGGGATACTTTGGGAAAATTGAGAGCATCGTTGAGGCAATCTGTGACACACCCTTAGCAACACCCCATATCGTTGCAGGCATTGCACTTCTCCTCATTTTTGGAAAAGATGGTGTAATAGGAAAACTCCTTTACAATGCATTCAATTTAAAACTTATGGGAACAGGTTTTGCTGTCATTATTGCAATGATGTATCTTTCTTTTCCATTCTTTGTGGATACCGTAAAGGAAGGTTTTAGAAATGTTGACAAGTCGCTTGAGAATGCCTCACGAGTTTTAGGCGCAAAAGAACTGCATACATTTTTTCTTATAGATATCCCTCTTGTAAAGGGGCACATTATATCGGGATTCTTGTCCGCATTTGCAAGGGCAATTTCAGAATTCGGCGCAGTTATCATTGTTGCCTATTACCCGATGACTGCACCTATTCGCATTTACGATGCATATACGCAGTATAACCTTGAAACCTCAATCTCTGTTGCAGCAACACTTCTTGCGATTTCTCTTCTCATTTTTGCGATACTAAGGATTATTGGAAGGAGAATAAAATGA
- a CDS encoding ABC transporter ATP-binding protein, which produces MSKVLLLEELSTHIGNFYIKDINLYLNEGEIIAILGENGSGKTTLLNTIAGFLKVLKGRIVLNGVDITNREPEERNIGYIFQTLALFPHLTVEQNIKFGLRFKKIKDPSKRFYDLVKFFKLENLLGRYPKELSGGERQKVAIARALILDPPLILFDEPTSQLSPTEKERVALEIKEIIKTFGKSALFVTHSLDEASIVGDRIAVMSNGKILQIGEPSDIFFTPEHEEVANLIGVNVIKGRVVEVVDTVSKVQVQDKFLYVTGNYSIGDEILVFIHPQDITLSKELLKSSARNQFEGIISKIVNKNGLVTISLKIAENVFLNALITKRSFDELDIKLGERIFLTFKITAIHSVKVF; this is translated from the coding sequence ATGAGTAAAGTGCTTTTATTAGAGGAACTTTCCACACATATAGGAAACTTTTATATTAAAGATATAAACCTATATTTAAACGAAGGCGAAATCATCGCAATTCTTGGTGAAAACGGCTCTGGAAAAACAACACTTTTAAATACAATTGCAGGATTTTTGAAGGTTCTCAAAGGAAGAATTGTCTTGAATGGTGTCGATATAACAAACAGGGAACCTGAAGAAAGAAACATTGGCTATATTTTCCAAACGCTTGCACTGTTTCCACATCTAACCGTTGAGCAAAATATCAAATTTGGCCTTCGCTTTAAGAAAATAAAAGACCCTTCTAAGCGCTTTTATGACCTTGTAAAATTCTTTAAACTTGAAAACCTTTTGGGGAGATACCCAAAAGAACTAAGTGGTGGAGAAAGACAAAAAGTTGCAATTGCAAGGGCACTTATCCTTGACCCACCTTTAATTCTTTTTGATGAGCCCACATCTCAACTTTCACCCACTGAAAAGGAACGAGTTGCATTAGAAATAAAAGAAATTATAAAGACATTCGGTAAGAGTGCACTCTTTGTGACGCATAGCCTTGATGAAGCAAGTATCGTAGGGGATAGAATTGCTGTAATGAGCAATGGTAAAATACTCCAAATAGGAGAGCCATCGGATATTTTCTTCACGCCAGAGCATGAAGAAGTTGCAAACCTTATAGGGGTAAATGTGATAAAAGGGCGTGTGGTCGAGGTAGTTGATACTGTTTCAAAAGTGCAAGTCCAAGATAAATTTCTTTATGTTACAGGAAACTATAGCATAGGCGACGAAATTCTTGTTTTTATTCATCCACAAGATATAACTCTTTCAAAAGAGCTTTTAAAGTCTTCTGCACGAAATCAATTTGAAGGCATTATATCAAAAATCGTAAATAAAAACGGCCTTGTGACAATCTCATTAAAGATTGCTGAAAATGTTTTTCTTAATGCACTTATCACCAAAAGGTCTTTTGATGAACTTGATATTAAATTAGGAGAAAGAATCTTTCTAACATTTAAAATCACTGCGATACATTCGGTGAAAGTTTTTTAA
- a CDS encoding SDR family oxidoreductase produces the protein MIGVIGGTGHLGNVLIRELLKRGEHVVCIVPKGEDLTPISGLAVEVRTGDITDFESINKALFGVDYVYHTAGVISISKGEWEKLYKVNVLGTRNVVEACIKNNVKRLVYTSSIHAFKEPPLDLPITEDIPLEPQFGEYARSKALATLEVLRGVERGLDAVIVAPTGIIGPYDFKVSEMGTLILKYMNSKLFFYVDGAYDFVDVRDVAMGEILAMKKGKIGQIYILSGEKITVKEILEILRNISGKRISHIKISYSLAKFSALFTPIISQITKEKPLFTLYSLSVLKSNCNVLKDKAIKELGYTSRPLETSLKDAYLWFKENYRGGTHFKKLSPNVSQ, from the coding sequence ATGATTGGAGTAATTGGAGGAACAGGGCATCTTGGTAATGTCCTCATAAGAGAACTGTTAAAAAGAGGTGAGCATGTTGTTTGCATTGTCCCAAAGGGTGAAGATCTTACACCCATAAGTGGTCTTGCCGTTGAAGTTAGAACAGGCGATATTACAGATTTTGAAAGTATTAATAAAGCACTTTTTGGTGTTGATTACGTATATCACACAGCAGGTGTTATCTCTATAAGCAAAGGGGAATGGGAAAAGTTATATAAGGTAAATGTTTTGGGCACAAGAAATGTGGTTGAAGCGTGCATAAAAAACAACGTAAAGAGGCTTGTCTATACAAGTTCAATACATGCATTTAAGGAGCCCCCACTTGATTTACCTATAACCGAAGATATTCCGTTAGAGCCTCAATTTGGCGAATATGCAAGATCTAAGGCTCTTGCAACCTTAGAAGTCTTAAGAGGTGTTGAAAGAGGTCTTGATGCGGTGATTGTTGCACCAACAGGGATTATTGGCCCCTATGATTTTAAGGTTTCAGAAATGGGGACACTAATTCTCAAATATATGAACAGTAAATTATTTTTCTATGTTGATGGTGCTTATGACTTTGTTGATGTAAGGGATGTTGCAATGGGTGAAATTCTTGCAATGAAAAAAGGAAAGATAGGTCAAATTTATATCCTTTCTGGAGAGAAAATAACCGTAAAAGAAATCCTTGAAATACTTAGGAATATCTCAGGAAAAAGAATATCACATATAAAAATTTCATATTCTCTTGCAAAGTTTTCTGCGCTCTTTACCCCAATTATTTCACAAATCACAAAAGAAAAGCCTCTTTTTACGCTTTATTCTCTATCAGTTCTCAAATCAAACTGTAATGTATTAAAGGACAAGGCGATTAAGGAATTGGGATACACTTCAAGGCCATTAGAAACATCATTAAAGGATGCATATTTGTGGTTTAAAGAAAATTATAGAGGAGGAACACATTTTAAAAAACTTTCACCGAATGTATCGCAGTGA